Genomic DNA from Nicotiana tabacum cultivar K326 chromosome 21, ASM71507v2, whole genome shotgun sequence:
TATAAGAGGTTGGGCATTGGGAGAGCTAGACCCACCTCCATGTTGCTGCAGCTGGCCGACAGGACTGTGAAGCGTCCACTCGGTATCCTTGATGATGTGCTTATTCAGGTGGGGAAATTTGtattccctgcagattttgtgatcttggattgcaaAGTGGATGAAGAGATTCCTATAATCTTAGaaagaccattcttggccacgGGGATAGCTCTGATTGACTGTGAGACTGGGAGCTCAAAATGAGACTCAATGATGAGGAAATAACGTTCAATGTGCAGAAGTCTGTGAGGCGACCAAGCGAGTTCAccaattgctctcttattgatgtTGTGGATGTAATTGTAGAGTCTGATGATGAGGTGTTGACGATTGAGGACCCCCTTGCTGTATGTTTGATGAACTTAGATGAAGTGAATGTTGAGGATTTGGCGGAATGGGTGTTGGCATTG
This window encodes:
- the LOC107780131 gene encoding uncharacterized protein LOC107780131, giving the protein MMKDLMSRKFDFQDLATVTLTQTCSAVVTRPIAEKLSDPGSFTIPCTIGNFAFAKALCDLGANINLMPLAIYKRLGIGRARPTSMLLQLADRTVKRPLGILDDVLIQVGKFVFPADFVILDCKVDEEIPIILERPFLATGIALIDCETGSSK